The DNA sequence ATCATCATCGCCGAGAACGCCAGGTACGGGTTGCCCGAGGAGTCCGGGCAGCGGAACTCGGCGCGCTTGGCCTTCGGGTTGTTGCCCGTGATCGGGATCCGGACGCACGCGGAGCGGTTGCGCTGCGAATAGACCAGCGAAACCGGGGCCTCGAAGCCGGGGACCAGGCGGTGGTAGGAGTTCACCGTCGGGTTCGTGAAGGCCAGCAGGCTCGGGGCGTGCTTGAGCAGGCCGCCGATGTAGTGGCGCGCGGTGTCCGACAGGCCGGCGTAGCCCGACTCGTCGTGGAACAGCGGCGTGCCGTCCTTCCACAGCGACTGGTGGCAGTGCATGCCCGAGCCGTTGTCGCCGGCGAGCGGCTTCGGCATGAACGTCGCGGTCTTGCCCGCGGCGAACACGGTGTTCTTCACGATGTACTTGAACAGCTGCAGGTCGTCCGCGGCGTGCAGCAGCGTGTTGAACTTGTAGTTGATCTCGGTCTGGCCGGCGGTGCCCACCTCGTGGTGCGCGCGCTCGATCTCGAAACCGGAGCCCTGCAGCGCGCGGACGATGTCGTCGCGCAGGTCGGCGAAGTGGTCGACCGGCGGAACCGGGAAGTAGCCGCCCTTGAACTTCGTCTTGTAACCCTGGTTGCCACCGACCTCTTCGGTACCGGTGTTCCACCAGCCCTCGACGGAGTCGATCTCGTGGAACGAGGCGTGCTCGGCGGAGTCGAAGCGGACCGAGTCGAAGATGTAGAACTCGGCTTCGGGGCCGAAGTACACGTTGTCGGCGACGCCATACTCCGCGATGTACTGCTCGGCCTTGCGCGCGATGTTGCGCGGGTCGCGGCTGTACGCCTCACGGGTGAACGGGTCGTGCACGAAGAAGTTCAGCGAGAGCGTCTTCGCCTTGCGGAACGGGTCGATGCGCGCCGTCTCGGGGTCCGGCAGCAGCAGCATGTCCGATTCGTGGATCGACTGGAAGCCGCGCACCGAGGAGCCGTCGAACGCGAGTCCTTCTTCGTAGGCCTCTTCGGTGAAGGCCTTCGCGGGGACCGTGAAGTGCTGCATCACGCCGGGCAGGTCACAGAACCGGACGTCGATGACTTCGACGTCCTCGTCCGTGATGAGGCGCTGAATGTCGTCTGGAGTAGTGGGCACCCTCGGTGACTCCTTCTCGTTCGAGCTCGTGCGGCAGTGCTCTCTTCGGCTCACGCTAAAAGCGCGGTGTTGCCCGACCGTCACCCGTATGTTTCGCCGGTGTTAACGGGTCGCCGGATATCGGGTATCCGACCAGGTCGGATGTGCTCTGCGCCACCGGCATACCCTGGACGGGTGGCGAGATGGACCGGAGAATGGCTGCCCGGCACGGGTGACGGTGGCCAGAGTACTGATCAGGACGGTTCGCGCTGGCCGGGAGAGAAGCTCGGCCTGCCCGAGTCCGGCGTCGGCTCGGCGGCGAGCGGCGGGACCCGGCTGCTCGGGCTGCTCGTCGACCTCGTCATCGCGGCCCTGGTCACGGCCATCTTCGTGCACCCGAACCTGCAGGACCCGGTGGCCATGCAGAACTTCAACCTGTGGTCCGGCGGCGTCTGGGCGGTGATCTCGGTCGCCTCCGCCGGCTTCTTCGGCTTCACCCCCGGGATGGGCGTGGTCGGCATCCGGGTGGCCCGCCTCGACGGCGCCGCTCTGGTCGGCCCGCTGCGGGC is a window from the Amycolatopsis sp. NBC_00355 genome containing:
- the glnA gene encoding type I glutamate--ammonia ligase; this translates as MPTTPDDIQRLITDEDVEVIDVRFCDLPGVMQHFTVPAKAFTEEAYEEGLAFDGSSVRGFQSIHESDMLLLPDPETARIDPFRKAKTLSLNFFVHDPFTREAYSRDPRNIARKAEQYIAEYGVADNVYFGPEAEFYIFDSVRFDSAEHASFHEIDSVEGWWNTGTEEVGGNQGYKTKFKGGYFPVPPVDHFADLRDDIVRALQGSGFEIERAHHEVGTAGQTEINYKFNTLLHAADDLQLFKYIVKNTVFAAGKTATFMPKPLAGDNGSGMHCHQSLWKDGTPLFHDESGYAGLSDTARHYIGGLLKHAPSLLAFTNPTVNSYHRLVPGFEAPVSLVYSQRNRSACVRIPITGNNPKAKRAEFRCPDSSGNPYLAFSAMMMAGLDGIKNKIEPADPIDKDLYELPPEEAKNVKLVPGDLGTVLDTLEADHDYLLEGGVFTPDVIETWVSYKRENEIDPLRLRPHPYEFALYYDV
- a CDS encoding RDD family protein, whose amino-acid sequence is MPESGVGSAASGGTRLLGLLVDLVIAALVTAIFVHPNLQDPVAMQNFNLWSGGVWAVISVASAGFFGFTPGMGVVGIRVARLDGAALVGPLRALVRAVLTFVIIPAAIRNADGRSWLDRLTGTVVIRLR